The Thiohalorhabdus sp. Cl-TMA genome includes the window GCGCTCAGGGGAGACGGAAGCGCAGTGCCACGGTCAGGTTGACCCGATCACCGTTGATGGTGTCAGGAAGGGGTCGGAACCGGCCCACGCGCTCCACAGCCTCCCGGGCGGCCCGTTCCAGACTGCCGGACCCGGCGCCGTTTAGCACCCGTACCTGCGTGATCCGGCCGCTGGCCTCCACCGTGAAGCCCACCGTGACCGTGCCGCTCCTCCGCCGCATCCGGGCCCGGCGCGGATACCGCTTGTTCGCCTCAATCGCCGCCCGTAGCGCGGATTTATAGTCCGGATCCAGCCCCGAGCCCGCGGCCGGCGCCCGATCCGGGCTGCCCGCCGCGCGAGCGGACTCGGCCGACTTTTCCTGCTCCTTGCCGGTCTTGGACCCCGCCTGGCGCTCCCGGGTCTGGTCTTCCGTCTTCTTCTCGGGCTTCTGGGCTTCCTTCTGCGGTTCCGGCGTCTCGGGCTCTTCGGTCACCTCCTTCTCGCGAGGCCGCTCCTGCGGCTCCGGTTCGGGTTTGGGCTCCGGTTTCTCGGGCTCCGGACGGACTTCCTTCTCCGGCGGTTTCTCCTGCGGATCGCGGGGCTTTTTCTCCGGCTCGGGAGCCGCCCGCTTCACGCTCCTGGCCGCGGTCTTCACCGTCGGCTTCTCGGGCTCGGGCGGTTTCGGCTCCGGCTCGGGGACGGATTGCGTCTCGGGCGGAGCGGGCTCCGGCTCCGGTTCGGGCTTGGGCTGCGGTTCCGGCTTTCGGGGCTCCGGGGGCTTATCCGGTTCGGATTCGGCCTGCTTTTTCGGCTGGGGCGCGGGCTTGGCGGAGGCAGCGGCCTTGTACATGGCCATCTTCATGGGCACGGACTCGCCGCCTTCTCCGCCGCCGCCGGCTTCCGGGGTTTGAAAAAACAGGACCATGGCCAGCAGGGCCACGGCAAGGCCCGTGGCCACGCCGAAGCCGGTGGCCTCGCAGCGTCGACACCTCATCCGTTCCCGGCCTGCCGAGCCTGAATGGAGAGCCGGTTCAGGCCGCGGGCCTTGAGCGCATCCATCACGCTGACGAAGCGCCCGAAGGCCACGCCCTTATCCACCCGCAGCACCACGGGATCCTCGGGCTTCAGGCCGTCCAGACGCTTCTCCAGCGCTTCGAGGCCGATGGCCTCACCGTTGAAGTGGAACCGGCCCTGGCTATCGATGGTGATTCGCGCCGGAGGCTCCTCGGAGGTTTCCTTCGCCGATTCCGCCTCGGGCAGAGTCACGTCGATCTTGCCCTGGGCGATGAAGGTGGCGGTGGTGAGCACGATGGCCAGCAGCACCAGCATGATGTCGATGAAGGGGATGACGTTGATGTCGTCGAACCGCTTCATGACTCATGCACCCGCTTCCATTCCGCCACCAGCACATCCACCTTCCGCATCAGCGCGTTGTAGAACAGGATGCTCGGGATCGCCACCAGCAGACCCATGGCCGTGGCCTTCAGCGCCAGCGCCAGCCCCGTCATGATCGCCTGGGTCTCGATGTCGCCCCCCTGCCCCAGGTCGTAGAAGGTGATCATGATCCCCAGCACCGTCCCCAGAAGCCCCACATAGGGCGCGTTGGCCCCCACGCTGGATATGATCGTCAGGTTGCGGGTCAGCGCGGTGTGGAAGGTCTCCAGGTGGCCGAACCGCTCCACCGCCACCTGCCGGTAGTACAGCCAGCGCTCCACCGCAAACGCCACCGCCACGAACAGCATGAAGCCCAGCAGCCCGATGACCCCGTAGTCCAGATATTCCTTCAGCAGTTCCATCGCTCAGAGCGCTCCAGTCCGTCGCCTGCCCGGATCCGAATAGGCGTTTATTTGGGTACGGTTAGTCCGCTCAATAGTAATCGATTCTTGTTATCATTTCCAGCCGAGGCGTAACCGGACCGCCCACCTCCCCTCACACCGATTCGTTCTTCACGCAGGTCT containing:
- the exbB gene encoding TonB-system energizer ExbB, translating into MELLKEYLDYGVIGLLGFMLFVAVAFAVERWLYYRQVAVERFGHLETFHTALTRNLTIISSVGANAPYVGLLGTVLGIMITFYDLGQGGDIETQAIMTGLALALKATAMGLLVAIPSILFYNALMRKVDVLVAEWKRVHES
- a CDS encoding energy transducer TonB; amino-acid sequence: MRCRRCEATGFGVATGLAVALLAMVLFFQTPEAGGGGEGGESVPMKMAMYKAAASAKPAPQPKKQAESEPDKPPEPRKPEPQPKPEPEPEPAPPETQSVPEPEPKPPEPEKPTVKTAARSVKRAAPEPEKKPRDPQEKPPEKEVRPEPEKPEPKPEPEPQERPREKEVTEEPETPEPQKEAQKPEKKTEDQTRERQAGSKTGKEQEKSAESARAAGSPDRAPAAGSGLDPDYKSALRAAIEANKRYPRRARMRRRSGTVTVGFTVEASGRITQVRVLNGAGSGSLERAAREAVERVGRFRPLPDTINGDRVNLTVALRFRLP
- a CDS encoding ExbD/TolR family protein; translation: MKRFDDINVIPFIDIMLVLLAIVLTTATFIAQGKIDVTLPEAESAKETSEEPPARITIDSQGRFHFNGEAIGLEALEKRLDGLKPEDPVVLRVDKGVAFGRFVSVMDALKARGLNRLSIQARQAGNG